The sequence ATTCTGGATAATTCGGATAAAGACGCGGTTATCTGCTGTACGGCTGCCGCATTATTTTCTTCTATATTATGCAGAGTATTGATGCTGGTATTCACTGCTTCCATGGCTTTGTTGGTTTGCCCCATAGCTTCGGTTATATTCTGCATTTTACTATTTGTTTCCTGCACGGTACTGACCACCTTTTCCATACTCAGAGTTACCTGGTCAGCCGTGGAAACACCTTTTTTGGTATGAAAAACTGCCTGGCTTATCAGTTCGGCAATTTCCTTGGCAGACTGGTTCGCGTTTTCCGCAAGTTTACGCACCTCTTCAGCTACAACAGCGAAGCCTCTTCCATGTTCACCTGCTCTGGCGGCTTCAATCGCGGCGTTAAGCGACAACAAATTGGTCTGGTCGGCAATACCGCTGATTACTTCTATAATATTACTGATTTTATTGCTGCTGGCCGATATGTCGCCCATTACCTGATGCAGGTTCTGTATCTCCTTCTTGCTGTCATTTAAAACCTGTACAGCCTCTCCGGAATTCTGTCTGGTCATTTCAGCATTTTTGGAAGCTTCCATGATTGATGATGACACTCTGTCGATAGACTCGGCTATCTCCCCGACCGTAGCTACCTGCGTAGTAGCATTCAGACTTATAGACTCTATGGTATTGCTGGATTGCAGCGAAGCATCAGCCACCCTGGTAGCATTCAGTCCTATATCACACATGGTACCGGAAAGCATTTTTATGGAAGCGTTGATATTTTCCTTTAATCTGGACCATTCTCCGGTGGTCTCTACAGTAATTCTTCCGGTGAGATCGCTACCGGCCATACTTTCCATGACCTGATTAATGTTGCTGATAATCAGCTGCAGTGTCGACATTGTCTTGAGTATCAATTCAATACTTGCCTTAAATTCACCTTCCAGGTTTACCTGTTGATTAACATTAAGCTCGCCGTTAATCAAATGCCGCATCATTTCATTTTGTATTTCCATTGTAGTTTTCAGCACATCAGTAGTATGATTCACACTTTCCTTAATAATGTTCAGGGCTCCCTTGCATTCCGCTGTTATTCGCTGGCTGAAATCACCGACTGATATTGACTGCATCACCTTTTTGAGGTCCTCTATAACAAATTGCAGAGCATCCAGTAATGAATTAAAAGCAGCCTGGGTAACACCAACCTCATCCTGAGTTTTTACCAGCGCACGCCTACTGAAATCACCTGTCTCCTCAACAGTTTTTACCAACACTGATAAATCGGATAAAGGTTTAATAATTGATCTGAGCAAGCCAATCCCAAAAAATATACCGATACAGGTAGCGATAACAGAAACGCTGATAGTCAGCAGAATCGTGGTTTTAAAAAATCTGCCGACTTTTTTTACCATGTTTGTCTGCTCTGTCTGAGCTTTAACTATGTTTTCCTGACCTTTTTGTGACTCAGTCTGAACAATCGCGGTTATTTTTTCATTTACGGTTTTTGACTGGCCCAGAAGTTCTATCTGTTTGTAAGCTTTGGCCAGCACACCGTTCCCGGTGAATAACTGTTCGTTAACCGACTTTATTGATTCCTGCACAGTCTCAAAAATTTTCAGTTCTTCACGGGCATTAAGGTTCCTGAGATGAACTTTTAAATATTCCCCTTTGGCGTTTATGGCATCAAACATGCTGTTCATCCTGTTCTCCAGGTCCTTAAGTTCATCACGCTTATTGATGGTAAATATCCGGGTGGTCAATTCTTTTATAGATAAAACATAAGAATTGAAATCCGAATTGTTCAGCAGGATATCGGTAGCCTGGTTTACCTGGCCGAATATTTTGGTTTGCTTTTCTGCTTCATAAGCATACTCGGAGTTAATATTATTCAGGTCATTTTCGATATTAAGCTGCAATACGGACAATCTTTCTCCAAGTTCTTTTTCTTTGGCCTGGAACTCATCTGTTTCGTTGCCGGTTACCCGGCCGACCATCTTCATTTGCATAGCGACTATATCACTTAAATAATCAAAAAAAGATTTGATATCATAATCCAGAGTTTTAGACGCTTTCAAATATTCATTTTGTTTTATTTTGTTAATAGAAAAATTAATTTTGCTTCTGATGATAATCAGACCTTTTTTATCAACGGCTTTCTGTGCCTCAAACAAAAATATTTGAATATTCTTAAGTTCTTCCTTGATCATGTTTATGTTTTTAGATTTCTGTGACATGTTGTTTGTATCTTTAATCGAAACTTTATATCTGGTAAACAAACTCTGCTGTAATTTCTTTATACTCTGGTCCAGCTGGGCCTGATTGACAGAAATTTCATCCAGCTGTTCATTTATCTTGTTTTTGGCTGAACGATTTTCCTGCTCGGATTTGATCCTGCTTTCCACAATACCAAACAACTGTTCGGAAATGTCACTGAATTCCTGATAAGTATTTATATTTTTCAGGCCCATCAGTTGTAATTCCTGCTCGTTATTTTTCAAGATAACTAAAAGGTTTTGCGCTTCCTTTTTATTTTTTTCATAATTTGCCATATCCTGAATTGCGTTCAGCTGAGTAAACTGGTTCATCAGGCTCTGGATCATTTTCTGGAATTCTATGGTTTTTATCTGATAAGGAGTACTTCTCTGGGTAATGTAGGATAACCTGCTCTTGATAAAACCCATGGCCACTATGCTGGTCACAGATATAGACAAAATAATTAAAGATATCGTTACTATGTAGGTTGATAATTTAGTTTTAAAACTCATTTTTCCTATCCCCCGCAAAAAAGAGCAGGATAAATCAGAACTATTTACCCTGCTCTATAATCACACTATTACTTCAAGATATACTTTTGGCCTTCACCTTTGATAAAATCCAAAAGTTTCTGAACACTGGCAGAAGGTTTACCTTTGATCATCAGCGTAATGGGCCTGGAAATTTCCGGAGTTTCAGGAGAATTAACGGTTTCATCCGCAACTGTCATCGGGCCTATTCCTATAGCTTCCGGTGTCAGAGCTACGTTCTTTTTAATATCATCCGCAGTGGCTACTTCCAGCACATCTTTTAACTGTTCGGCGCCATCCATCATGTTTTTGATAAATAATGAATTTGTACCCTGAATCAATTTACCCCAGACAACAATAATGGGCATATCTTCTCCGCCAACATCTTTCCAGTTGGTTATTGTTCCGGTAAAAATACCTTTCAGCTGCCCTTTGGACAAGGCTTTGATATTGTTATTCTTGTTAATAATAACTTTAATTTTGTCCTTGCCTATTACAAAAGGTGTATAAACAGACATATCCGCTACTTCCACGCCTTCTTTTTTCATAACATCGGCCCAGCTTTGTACGGTAAGTCCCGCTGCTGCGGCATCAACCGCGCCCTTATCCAGATCAAGCAAAGCTATTTTAGGACCTGAGGCAATAATTGTAAGCTTGATTCCTGTAGCTTTTTCAAATGCTGCCCTGATAGGTTTCAACACATTTTCAGCCGGCGCCGCGCCTGCTCCTACTTTTAATTCTTCGGCCAGGGACAAAGTCATCATACCGAACACACTGATTAACATTACAAACAACAAAATTTTTTTCATGTTTTCCTCCTCATTTCAAACCAAACTTGTACAATCTATAAAAACCGGATTCTTTTCGGCCCTCTGCACCCCCTCTTTTATCTTTTATACTCTAAATCTTTGCACCTGATCATTAATTGCCCTTATTCCGCCATTCTGCTCTTCCATGGATGCTGCCAACTGCTGCAGCATGGAATCCGTTTCCTTAACGGCAAAAACAACTTTATCCATTTGTTCACTAATCTCGTTAGAAGTATTAACACCGAAATTAATATTTTTTACCGCTTCTTCTACCAGATCAAGGATGTCTTTGGCCGATTCTCCCGAATGTCTGGCCAGACTGCGCACTTCGTCAGCGACCACGGCAAACCCTTTACCATGCTCCCCGGCCCGGGCCGCTTCAACCGCGGCATTAAGCGAAAGTAAATTGGTTTTATTGGCTATTTCGGTAATGACTGCGGTAATTTTATTGATCTTGTTCGAACTGGCCGAAATATCAGACATTACTTCTTTTAATTTCTTTATATGAGACTGGCTTCCTTCCACCATAACTGAAGATTCCTGGGCTCTCTGGCTGGCGTACTGAATATGCTCCATAGCACTGTTCAGCGCATCGGACATTTCCTTAATAGCTCCGGATATCTGCTGCATGGTGATTTTTAAATCTTCAACGGATTTATTGGTATTTTCTTTCATATCATTCAGATCACCCTTCAGATCTGTCTGAATATGCATGGTAAAGTTACCCCTGGCGAGTTCCGCCATGACCGTATTGATGTCCCTCATGGCAGACTGCAGAGAATCAAGCAGCGAGTTAAAGGCCAGAATGGTTAAGCCTACTTCGTCTTTCTGGATTACCTCTGTTCTCAGGCTATAATCACCTGTTTCCTCCACCTGCTGTACCATATCCGATAATTCCGCGAGCGGTGCAATTATGGCTTTTTTAAGGATCATGCCAAATACAAGTCCGATCAGGACTGCAAAAAAACAAATAATGAAAAGCAAAAGAATAAGCAAACGGACAAAGGAGTTTACATTTTTTATTGTCTGATTTTGTTCAACCTGGGCAGTAGATATGGTTACTTTACCTTTTTCCGTCTGCTGTTTCACAATCTGCCTCAATTTTTCATTGATCCGGGCTGCCTTGTCCTGGATCAACAAATTGTTTTCCAGCTTATTTATTATCCCCTGGCCGGAAAACAGCAAGTCCTTAACTGAACTTATCGCTCCGGAAACCTCTCTTAAGGTTACCAGTTCACTATTGGCATTCACGGAATTAAATCCTCTCTCCAGTTTCTGGCTGACCCTTACAGCGTTATCAAATATATTTTCCAGGTCTTTTTTTGTAGCGTTCAAATCGCTGACAGCGGATATTGTAAACAGCTCGTTGCTGATAGCTTTGACAGACAAGCCGATAGCCGTAAATTCCGAATTGTTCATCAAAATATTGGTTGCTATGTTGGTTTTACTGAAAATATTGCTTTGCCTGCTAACTTCAGCATTATAAGAATCATTATTGGTAGACATCTGATTCTCTATATCCATCATCAGTACGGAAATCAGTTCACCAAGGTCCTTATTGACTGAATCATAACGCGTTGTATCACTGTTTTCCGTTGCTGAAATAAGAATAGTCTTCTGCTTGATCAAATCATCTATTTTACCCGCAATAGACTTTACGTCATCACAGAGCTTCTGATTACCACGCTCCTCGCATAGAGTTCCGTTTTTCAAAGCATCGTTAACAGCCATATTTATTTTGCTGCGAATTATCAATAAAGATTTTTTATCCATTGCTTTCTGAATTTCAAAAATTCCCAGCTGTATGTTTAAAACTTTTTCTTTTAAAAGACGGACATCATTAATCCGGACTGATATAGCATCTGTGTCTTTAAGAGATGTAGTATAAGATGCGGAGAAACCAGTCTGCAGATTTCTGATACGGCTTTCCAGGTTCAGCAGTTTGACTGTTACCATATTCAACTTTTCCGTGATATTGTTTTTGGCCTCTTTACTTTCTGCTTCGGCTTTTAACCGTTCCTGAGTGATTTCAAAAAGTTCACCTGATACTTTTAAAAGTTCTTCATAGGTTTGCGAACTATAGGCACCGGACAAATCCTTCAGGGCGTCCTGTGTTTTTTTTACTTCATTTAAAGCATCCTGGGCGTCATTTTTTGCTTTTGTAAATTCAGCGGAATTTTTTAGGGTACTAACCTTGATAAGTTCTGCCGTAGACTGCTGCAGAGCTTTTTGGAATTCTACGGTCTTAACCTGATAAGGAGTACTTTTAGAGGTCAGATAGTATAATTTGCTCTTCACAAACCACATACCTAAAATGCTGGAAAAAGAAATAATCAGTATAATGGCAAAAAATGCTAACGTATAAAGATTAAGTTTAAATTTTATATTCACGTTAAATCCCTACCCCCATAGGGCAATTTAAATCATAGTATTTAGTATGATATTAATATAGCCTTCTTTTTTTTTCAACTTACTTTTCAACTTTTTTTATATACTATCCAATAATATTTATACGGTATTTTCATAAAATGTAATCTGAACAGGATTGCCTTGGACCTGATATTTATGTTGTCAAACCCTGACAAATATTCAACTTTAAACTGATATTTACTTTCATATTCGGTAAGGTATCTGTTCAGATCAGTTAGATTTTCTCCCAAACGCATAGATTTCAGCAGCAGATAATAACCTTGCTTATTTAGATCAGCTTCAACAAGCCCCGGAAAGTACTTGTCTCCGAAATAAGATTCTTCTTTATAAGGTTCCGGTTTCATTATTTTCAGGTCCGGATATTTTTTTTGCAAAAGCAAAAATCCGTTTTTCAGCTGGTCCGCCGGAATAAAATAAACCGGATTGATAAAATTCCTGAACCCTAGATAATTGGTGATTACGACAACATTTATGCCCAGGACCAAAAGCACAACCCAGAACCGGTTTTTTATTTTTTCGGCCAGATGCCTCGATAACATAATATAAAATAAAAAACAGGCAAACAATATGAACCTGGCATAGCTGAATACAGGATAACGCTTGATCATAAAGGTCAGGAAAAAAGCGTTGATCAAAATAAACCCCAGAAAGTAACAGATCATAGTTTTATCTCTGGAACGGACAACCACGTATATACCATAAAAAATTAAGGGAATTAACAAAAAGAAAGTTTTCAGTTCGAAATAATCACCGATTAGAAAATAATAAAACGGGAAACAAATACCCAGAATAAATTGCTTCATCAAACCGGCATATGTTTGATAACCCAACTGAGCGTGAAGCGCCACATCCGGCATATTGATAATTGCCAGGGGCAGCGCTACGATAAGCAATACTCCATAAATAAGCCCTATATCCTTCCAGCGTTTTTTCAGCAGAAGCTCAACAGACATTACGGCCATAAAATAAAGAAACCCCGGGTAATCAGTCCAGACAAGCAGAGCTAGAAGCAGTATAAGCATAGACCTGCCTGATCTTTCTTTATTATCCAGCCACAGCCTTAAATAATAATAGGCGATTATCAGCAGGAGGGCAGCCATAGTATAATAACGAACCATTCGGGAATAAAGAATAAAATACGGAGCAAAGGTTATCAGTACCAGGAATATTGCTCTTTCGGTTGTATTTTTCAGAAATTTAACATTAATAAACCAGACTGTAAGCAGAAAAAAAAGTATTGAAGGTATCCTGAAAATAATATCAGATTGAGGGGTAACCTGAAAAATTTTATGAATTATGCTAAGCAGTATATAATACAAGGGCGGATGATTATCGGCCCGGACAAAAAAATATTCATTTAAAAACCTGAAAAAAGGTTTGGCCGCGTAAAAATAGGACCACAACTCGTCGCCCCAAAAAATAAAACGTTTATCCAACAGCAGATAAACAAAGAATACAATGCCCAAATATATTAAACCGGGCTTGATAAACCTGGGGAATCTGTGCTTTAACAATGATACCATTCTATTTTTTATAAAACTTGATTTTATAAACATACAACTGCGCCAGTTGCTTGAGGTAATCGAAGATTATTCTGCCGCTTAATTTGCTTTCACCATATTTTCTATCGCTAAAAATAATCGGATACTCTTTTACTTTTTTATAATTACCTTTAGCGGCAATTTCCAGACCTATCTTGAAGCCGGACAAATTTAGTTTCTCTTGGGGGAAAACACTTTTTTTAAACATAAAAAAACCTGAGGTAATATCATGCACCGGTGTTAAAGGAATAGCCAGACAGCGGGCCACAAAAGAAGTGAATTTCCTGTACCAGGGCCACTTGTCCACTCCTCCGCCTTTTACCAGTCTGCTGCCCACCACCAGTTCGGCTTCATTATTTTCTATAAGCCTGTACATGCCGGGCAGAGCCTGTGGTGGATGCGAAAAATCAGCGTCCATGAAACACACAACCTCTCCCTTGCTTTGCAAAATACCGTCATATACCGCGGAAGATAAGCCTCTTTTATCTTTGCGAACAATCAGGTTTATTGTTCTCATCTTCAGGCTTTTTACCAGTTCTTCCGTACCGTCGTTAGAATTGTCATCAACAATCAGAATTTCAAAAGGAATCTTAGCTTTGGTCAGCTCATCCGAAACAAGCGGAAGCAATTCCTGCAGGTTTTCTTTTTCCTTATATGTAGGTATTACAACAGAAAGAAGCATTTTCTCATTATAGCCTAAGCTTTATTCTTAAGCTATAATTAATGAATATGTATGAATTAAACGTAGAAGACAAGTTCGCGGCTGCACATCAGCTGGTAAGCTATCAGGGCCCATGTGAAAATCTGCACGGCCATACCTGGAAGATAAAACTTAAAGTCAAAGGTAATAAACTAAACGAAACCGGTATGCTTATGGATTTTCAGGACTTGAAAAAAATCCTTAAAAAAATTCGCGACCGCTTTGATCACCAGTTCCTCAATGACATTTTGAAATTTTCTCCCACATCAGAAAATCTTGCCAAATATATTTTCGAACAGGCTGCCAAACAACTGCCCAGGCACATTCAGCTTGCTGAGGTAACTGTGTGGGAGTCCGATATCACTTCTGCCACCTATTACAATGATTAACTGGCAAAGCATAATTTTTGTCTGTTTTTTTACCTTTCTGATAAATATCACGGAAACCCTGGCTTATTCCATGCGCTATGCCGGGCTGAAAACCAGACAAATTGCCATCGCTATGTCCTTTGTCACATCCACCCTGCTGATATCCAGGTTAAGCAACATGTTTCAGGCGCCACTCCTGGGCAAAATGGTTGATGACACAATAAAAATCGGCACACAAACTTCCTTGCATAACCTGGAACTGGCTTTCAGGATCATACTGTTTTCAGGATTTCTGGGTATACTGCTGGCGACCATCCTGACACCTTCGATGGTTAAAATTTATGAACTGGCTATACACAGTTTTCTGCGGATCGGTTCTTTGCCAAGGATGTTTTTTCTGACACTGATATCGCCGAGACGTTTCAAAAAAATAATCAATTGTTTGACCTGGCCGAAATTCAGTATGTTAAAAGATATACATTTAAAAAGTATTCCTAAAAAATTTTTAATCCTGAACGGACTGGTGGCATCCATCTATTCCATAGGAGTTTTATCTTCTCTCTTGGCCGGCGCTTATCTGCCGGATCTGCGCGCCACTGCCATCCAGTTGTCCGGTATAGTAAACGGTATTGCCACAATCCTGTTTACCTTGATGGTTGACCCCACCGGAGCGCGAATTACAGATCAGGCAGTTCATAAAAAAAGACCTGATGCCGATGTAAAAAGTGTTGTTTTTTTTCTGATTATATCAAGAATAATCGGGGTTCTTATTATTTCCCAACTCATACTTTTCCCTGCTGTAGAATATATCATGGCTATAACCAGGTTAATATAATTTCATTTTTTTGATCCGGGGCCTATGGCTATTTTTAATTAATAGCAATAAAATATTTATTAAATATGGATATACTGATTATCGATGATGAATTGATCAGCAGAAAAAAATTGCTGGAAATTTTAAAACCTTTTGGTAATTGTATTGAAATCAGTCAAAGTTCTGAAGCCATTGATGTATTTGAACACTCCGTCAGGACTAATAAAAATTTCAATCTTGTTACGGTGGATATTCATATGCCGCATCCGAATGGCATGATTTTAGTAGGAAAATTCCGGGAAATAGAAAAAAAATTTAATGTGCACCCGGAGAAAAAAACAAAAATATTTATGGTTACATCACTTAATGACAAGGACCATGTACTGGAATCACTAAAAAGAGGGAGCAATGATTATATTTTGAAGCCTTTTACTGCGGAACAGGTTTTGGACCGCATGAAACTTCATGGTCTGATGAAATAAATTCTACCTACTGGATATTTATTTAAAAAAGAAATAAAATACTGCTATGAATATTTTGATCATAGATGATGAACTGATCAGCAGAAAAAAATTGCTGGAAATTTTAAAACCTTTAGGTGATTGTACTGAAATCAGCGAAAGCACTGAAGCATTACCCGCGTTTGAAAAAGCAATAAGAACAAATCACGGCTATAACTTTGTCGCGCTGGATATTCGTATGCCTGACCCTGACGGCATGGTCATACTGGAAAAAATGAGAGAAATGGAAAAGAAAATGTGTGTTCTTTCCAACAAAAAAGCGACAATTTTTATGGTAACCTCCATAACCGACAAACAAAAAGTGCTTGAAGCTTTAAAAAAAGGCGCCAATGACTATATTATGAAACCTTTTACAGCCGAACAGCTGATGGACCGCTTGAAACTGCATAAACTTATTTAACTTTTGGTTCAAAACTACTCTTCTTTCAGGATGTATCATATATTAAACCAGGACAGGCTCTGTAGAGAAACCCAAACATCAGTGAATATGCACAACGCAGATCCCTCCACTATGGTCGGGATGACAATGTTTTCTAGTTACCCAGACTATCCCAGTCTTTACCCACAACTACCGTTATATCCAAAGTTTTCTTGGGTAAATAATAGGTAACAATGTAGGAAGGATTTATATTTAAAGCTTTAGCCAGTTCCAGGGCTTCTTCAGTGCGACCTTTCCAGTCTACCACAACTGTGTTTTGATAATTATGATGAGCTGCTTCGCCTACTCGCGGAACAATTGCACCCCTGGCTTTCAGTTTACCGGCCACTTTGGAAGCAATACCCGGCTCTCCGTTGCCATTAAGCACTTCTATGCTGACGGTTGTGCCCTGCTGAAAAATAGGCAATTTCACCAAATGTTCTTTTTCTTTGGCAATCCTTTCCTGCTCATCTTTCTCAGCTGCTATTCGTTCCTGCTCTTCCTTTTCTTTAGCCTCTCTGGCCAGCTTTTCTTTTTCAGCTTTTTCTCTGGCCAGCTTTTCCTGTTCCTGTTTTTCCTTAGCCAATCTGGCTTTCTTTTCAGTTTCTTCTTTGTCTCTGGCTAATTTTACTTTTAACGCCTTTTCCTGTTTCTCTTTTTCAATTTTTTGTGCGGCCAGCTTTTCCTTTTCTTCTTTTTCCTTGGCCAATTTTTCCAGTCTGGCTTTTTCTTCCTGTTGTTTTTTTATTCTGTCAGCTTCCTCTTTTGCCCTGTTTGCCTTATCGGTTTTATCATCTGACACCTGCCTGTCCATATGATTGATCAATGCAAGTGAATTGTCAGGTGTAGTGCCGGCGCTGGTCGTAAGGGCCAGCTCCTCCTGTATCATATAATTTCTGGTACTAAATCCGTGAATAGTTTCATTTACAACCTTAGCCGCGGCTGAAAGATCGGCTTTCCAATAATATACTCCTCCCAGCAAAACAACATCTCCGGGAAGTGTACTTATGGCAATTTGTTCATCATCCATTGCATCTTTTATCTCCAGGGCCAGTGTATACATTTGTCCCAAAGTAAGATCAGTCTTTACGTATTTGGATAAGTCGCTGATCACCTGCGGTAATTTGATAATCTGCAGGGGGGACATCATTTTTTGTACTACTGCCTTCACAAAACTCTGCTGACGGCTGATACGACCTATATCGCCGCCATGATCATGCCTGTACCTCAGATAGGACATGGCTTTCTGGCCGTTAAGCTGTTGTTTGCCCGGCTGAAAATCTATATACAAATCACCGGCTTTATCCACATAATACATGCGGTATTTGATATCCATTTCCACGCCGCCGATCTGATCTACCATATTTTTAACGCCGGCCATATCAAGCACCAGGTAATAATCTATCGGAATCTGCAAAAATCTGGATACTGTACTTTTTACCAGGTCTATCCCGCCAAATGCATAGGCATGATTAATTTTGGTATAACCATGATTCGGTATTTCTATATATGTATCACGGGGTATGGATAAAACACCCACTCTTTTTTTGCTTTTATTGATGTTTACAACCATGATACTGTCGGAGCGTGAGCTGCCTTTAACATCATCTATGCCGATAATCAATACGTTTCTGGATTGCTCCACCCTGTTTTGGGGCATAAGCGTAAGCAATACATTAACCAGCTTCCACTGACTGAAAAGTATGCCCAGATAAAGCCCTAAAATCATGGTAAAAAAAGAGAGGGCCAGAGAAATTAAAAAAACTTTAAAAAAAGACGGATTCTTTTTCCGGCGACGCCTTGTATACATAGGGATTATTATATGGCAGATAAGATTTATAGTAAACCGGGGTATTTCGTGAGCAGGCTATGGGCTCGTAGCTCTGGGGGGTATCCTCTTTTTTCATTTTTATCTTTGTTTAATTTACCACTACCAATGCGGCTACATGTCCGCCGAAACCGTAATTAAGAGTTAGAAAAGAATTAAGTTCGGCTGGTTCCCGTAAATATGGCTTGATTTCCGGAAGCAATTGATCAATAAACTTATTAGGTATCAACCGCTTTTGTTCCATAGACAGCAGACAAAGAGCCAGTTCCACCGATCCAGTGGCACCAAGCAGATGACCGGTATAAGATTTGGTAGCGCCCAGGTATGGTTTGTGCCCGGAACAGAACATCCTGCTCAGGACATTAATTTCCATAAGATCATTCAGATCCGTTGCCGTACCGTGAGTGTTTATATAATCAATTCCACTTAAATCCGTCATCTGCATACTTTTTTTAACAGACATTTCCACAGACTTTCCATCCCTGTCAAAAGCAATGGCATCGGTACAGTCGTTGCCATAAAAGTAACCTTTTATAACCGGAGCAGAATTTTTTATATTGTTGTCCTTACGCTGCAAAACAAATAAAGCCCCTCCCTCACCTATTATAAATCCATCGCGGTTTTGGCAAAAAGGTCTGGTCTGCCCGGTCCTGCTGATTATGCCCATTTGGCTAAAAGCGGCTTCAATTATCGGAACTTTGGATGTTTCTATACTCCCGGCAATTACAACATCCACAAGACCCCGACTTAACATTTCTACACCCCTTATTACGTTCACCAGACCTGTGGCGCAGGCGGCGCTAACTGAATATGGTATACAGCCCCTGCCTACTTTTCTAGCCAGATAGGAACTGAGATTATGTTGTAAAAAAAAATCCAGGAACCTGCTATCATCTCCCATAGAGGAAAAATTGTATTTACTGTTGCCCACCACAACAGCAGTACGCTCGGGAGCAATCCCTTCCAATTCCGGTTTAATACCTTCAAATAAAGCATCAGCCAGCTCGAACTCGCTTTTATTTAATTTGTATCGGGGTAAATAAGCCGCAGAAAAAACATTTTTCCAGGTTTCATTTTTACCCTGCCCTAAAGGAGAGACCATATTATAAGCAGTTATAACAGCTTGCATATAAACACTTATTATACATTAAAAACATTTTAAATTTTCTAAAAACTTTCCAAATTAACTTGCAGTGGAATATCAGCAATTTTTTGACGATAATCTAATTCTGAATACAGATTACAAAATATTCTCTTTAAAGGGCAAAAAAATCTCAGATCTTATCAGGTTACACATGAAGACGGATATTAAAATCTTTGCAGACGAGTTCTATCCGGAATTACCTAA is a genomic window of Candidatus Margulisiibacteriota bacterium containing:
- a CDS encoding DUF2837 family protein; translated protein: MINWQSIIFVCFFTFLINITETLAYSMRYAGLKTRQIAIAMSFVTSTLLISRLSNMFQAPLLGKMVDDTIKIGTQTSLHNLELAFRIILFSGFLGILLATILTPSMVKIYELAIHSFLRIGSLPRMFFLTLISPRRFKKIINCLTWPKFSMLKDIHLKSIPKKFLILNGLVASIYSIGVLSSLLAGAYLPDLRATAIQLSGIVNGIATILFTLMVDPTGARITDQAVHKKRPDADVKSVVFFLIISRIIGVLIISQLILFPAVEYIMAITRLI
- a CDS encoding response regulator; its protein translation is MDILIIDDELISRKKLLEILKPFGNCIEISQSSEAIDVFEHSVRTNKNFNLVTVDIHMPHPNGMILVGKFREIEKKFNVHPEKKTKIFMVTSLNDKDHVLESLKRGSNDYILKPFTAEQVLDRMKLHGLMK
- a CDS encoding response regulator; this translates as MNILIIDDELISRKKLLEILKPLGDCTEISESTEALPAFEKAIRTNHGYNFVALDIRMPDPDGMVILEKMREMEKKMCVLSNKKATIFMVTSITDKQKVLEALKKGANDYIMKPFTAEQLMDRLKLHKLI
- a CDS encoding polyprenol monophosphomannose synthase: MLLSVVIPTYKEKENLQELLPLVSDELTKAKIPFEILIVDDNSNDGTEELVKSLKMRTINLIVRKDKRGLSSAVYDGILQSKGEVVCFMDADFSHPPQALPGMYRLIENNEAELVVGSRLVKGGGVDKWPWYRKFTSFVARCLAIPLTPVHDITSGFFMFKKSVFPQEKLNLSGFKIGLEIAAKGNYKKVKEYPIIFSDRKYGESKLSGRIIFDYLKQLAQLYVYKIKFYKK
- a CDS encoding glycosyltransferase family 39 protein, with protein sequence MFIKSSFIKNRMVSLLKHRFPRFIKPGLIYLGIVFFVYLLLDKRFIFWGDELWSYFYAAKPFFRFLNEYFFVRADNHPPLYYILLSIIHKIFQVTPQSDIIFRIPSILFFLLTVWFINVKFLKNTTERAIFLVLITFAPYFILYSRMVRYYTMAALLLIIAYYYLRLWLDNKERSGRSMLILLLALLVWTDYPGFLYFMAVMSVELLLKKRWKDIGLIYGVLLIVALPLAIINMPDVALHAQLGYQTYAGLMKQFILGICFPFYYFLIGDYFELKTFFLLIPLIFYGIYVVVRSRDKTMICYFLGFILINAFFLTFMIKRYPVFSYARFILFACFLFYIMLSRHLAEKIKNRFWVVLLVLGINVVVITNYLGFRNFINPVYFIPADQLKNGFLLLQKKYPDLKIMKPEPYKEESYFGDKYFPGLVEADLNKQGYYLLLKSMRLGENLTDLNRYLTEYESKYQFKVEYLSGFDNINIRSKAILFRLHFMKIPYKYYWIVYKKS
- a CDS encoding LCP family protein — its product is MYTRRRRKKNPSFFKVFLISLALSFFTMILGLYLGILFSQWKLVNVLLTLMPQNRVEQSRNVLIIGIDDVKGSSRSDSIMVVNINKSKKRVGVLSIPRDTYIEIPNHGYTKINHAYAFGGIDLVKSTVSRFLQIPIDYYLVLDMAGVKNMVDQIGGVEMDIKYRMYYVDKAGDLYIDFQPGKQQLNGQKAMSYLRYRHDHGGDIGRISRQQSFVKAVVQKMMSPLQIIKLPQVISDLSKYVKTDLTLGQMYTLALEIKDAMDDEQIAISTLPGDVVLLGGVYYWKADLSAAAKVVNETIHGFSTRNYMIQEELALTTSAGTTPDNSLALINHMDRQVSDDKTDKANRAKEEADRIKKQQEEKARLEKLAKEKEEKEKLAAQKIEKEKQEKALKVKLARDKEETEKKARLAKEKQEQEKLAREKAEKEKLAREAKEKEEQERIAAEKDEQERIAKEKEHLVKLPIFQQGTTVSIEVLNGNGEPGIASKVAGKLKARGAIVPRVGEAAHHNYQNTVVVDWKGRTEEALELAKALNINPSYIVTYYLPKKTLDITVVVGKDWDSLGN
- the queD gene encoding 6-carboxytetrahydropterin synthase QueD; protein product: MYELNVEDKFAAAHQLVSYQGPCENLHGHTWKIKLKVKGNKLNETGMLMDFQDLKKILKKIRDRFDHQFLNDILKFSPTSENLAKYIFEQAAKQLPRHIQLAEVTVWESDITSATYYND